AATCCGCCAATTATTGAAATCATCATTTCCTCAAACACTTGTTCATGCTTATATTTAATAGAGTAAGGTAcattacatacatatatatgtaGGTATATATGGTACCTGAAGAATAGGGAGAAGAAGGTTTTGAAGCTCTAGTGTGTTACCGTGGAAGCCGGCGCTTCGAATAGTATGGTGACCCACCACAATCTTCCAGTTTGCATTTGATCGTTTGAGAGCGAAATGAAGGTCCCTGAGGAGATTGGAAATGTATCGGTTTCTAGGCAATACTCCTCTCCAATCATAAACATGTATGTTGTGGAGGTTGAGTGAAGTACTTGTCCACAAAGGGAGTTGtatcaagaaagaaaaactcAGCTACCTGTGCATCCACAACATAAGATCTCAAGCATATCCATCTCTTATCAATGTGTCTAAGAACAGGACTCAGCTGCTCCAGAGCATCTCCCCTGTAATCATGGTTACCCAGCACAGTGTACCATAGCTTCTGCAAGCTTGGAGCAGTATATATTTGAGTGAATGAATAGTCAAAGGCTGCATCATCTGTTCCTTTTAAACCACTCGGGTAAATATTATCGCCCGTTGATATCACAAAATCGATGTCCAATTCCTTTCCAACAATACCCATCTGCCAATAATAATgcatttattgttatttttttaggttttattTTCCAATTCAACTCTCatgaaattaattatcaattgcTAATAACgttataaaattaaaaccgataatgataataattcagacctaaaaataactataaaaaatgTTATGAGTATATTAACATCAGTCCCTGGTTAATTTTAGTGTAACAGTTCTCGCGGTTTTGTCTTTGAcaatagggatgatagccgaatcCTCCACACTCACttgtcaaaacgcgtcatgctaagGAGAAATAttcacacccttataaggcatgcttcgttcccctcccaaccgatgtgggaccttacaatgtGGGGAGTTTCGGCTATCAttcctatcgtcaaaggcaaaaccgtaaAACTTGTATGCCAAaacggacaatatcgtgctagcggatGGTCTGAGCTATTACATTTAGTGTgcaattaaaatacaattttttattaaatttaacatttataattttgtgtatataatatttatatttagacataatattattcaattattctaataataattaaaaatataaaataaaataatcgataattaaaaatgtaatatcgggtaattttagtatatatgaaaaagtttagaaaatcaattaggataccAACTAATTTTGTCAACTCTATGTTAAGTAACAAGTGTGAGTAGTGTAAAAATTAAtccacattaaaaaaataagatagtgAGGAGTTTTTAAGATAAGATGTTTATTAACTtgacattttaatattttgagttAAATATTGTGTcttctcattttatattttttcatttggttccttctcatcttatgttttCTCCTCCTTCTTAGTTTTGGATGTTTCTTTATCTTAAGTTCGgatttttttctcatattttggatgtttcttctttttgaattttggataattttttaataattttagatttttcttagatttcaaattttctttttattaggaatttaaaaaaaattggattcgcttttgttatttttttatctttctttttttttgaaatgaatttgaaagttttaaaatgaattttataatttttaaaatgaatttaaaatttttaaaacgatttttaaaatttttaaaatgtgtgcacttattttgtttttcttaaatTTACTGTAAGTAATAGTGGAAAGTGAAAATAGGGTTAGATTTGAGTAAGGTTGtgagttttcttttatttaattattctgataatatttataattttattaaatttactaTTAgctttatatactttttttttctttcagttaaaTTCTtacattacttttaattttgtattagaTCTTtgttagtataaaaaaattagagttaATGGAATATTTTCGCAAATTGAAGGTACTCacaattaaaaatctaattagattttttgttatatattttttgacagaaatattttattaattttaacgtttttgacttagttataaaattaaaagtattgtaggtacttaattaattaaaaaatatataaaaatttaattataaatttaataaaattataaaagactaatagaataattaaattatttttttaccatattaaattttttgttacaatcCACATTATAATTGACTAGAGTTGACTAATATCCTAATTAATTAGCTAATAAAGATGTTTTAGTATACTTTTGGCTCGGTGCCTCCcaagtaaaataatataattataaagcAGTTAGATTGGATGCATGATGCAATGATATGAAGGAAATGTACCTGAAATGCAAGTTGAGATTGATTGTAGGTGCCTCTTCGTCCCCAGTCACCAATGACAAAGAGGGTGAGAGAGCCATCTGGTTTAGCTGCATGTTGAAAGCGGTGAAGCACTTACCATGTCGTCATGATCATCCAATTATTGCTGCATGCGTGGGCCCAACACACATACATTACCATAAACAATCAATTTCACCAATCACCATTGTTGTTTGTTTCCAAACTCCATGTGCTTAATTATATATCTATCCTGATTGGGATAAGAAAATGAAAGTCTACTCATATAACTGCCTCTCAAACAGATCACTTCTGTATCTCTTCACCATTCATCTATCCCTTTATATATGCAATAATTATTTTCAAGATAACATCCTAAGCAATTCTGattttatatatgtgtattGTCTTGGTCATCTTACAAAtgcaacaaaattaaatttgtccGCTATCAATCATTTATTCTTATTTAACTCTCATAACTAAACtagtaataagtaataactaCTTGTGTCTCGTGAGTTATTCTTATTGGAAAgcgattaaaaaaataaaattattttatttatagttaAACACTTATAATAACAAGTAAAAACCAAAGACTACTGTGTTCTTGCCGTCATCACCTCCTCTCTCTCTGGCCAAAACCAGTCCCTTTTTCCTTTTCCCTCCATCGTCAGCCGCGACTCTTTCTCTCCTTCTCTATTCGTGTCTTGCCCTCCAGCACTACCACGACGTTCCACCAGCAACGGCTGCCGCTGCACCTGCATTTCTCTCTCTCCAgttcttctttctctgtttGAAACTCAAGTTCTATAATCacactttttctttgtttaagtTAATTTAAGATTTAGTTATATGTTAATTTGTAGTTAGTAAGTAAAATT
The genomic region above belongs to Arachis duranensis cultivar V14167 chromosome 3, aradu.V14167.gnm2.J7QH, whole genome shotgun sequence and contains:
- the LOC107481949 gene encoding LOW QUALITY PROTEIN: purple acid phosphatase 4-like (The sequence of the model RefSeq protein was modified relative to this genomic sequence to represent the inferred CDS: deleted 1 base in 1 codon), translated to MSSPLSSAMISGSTSSSSSSSRMLHRFQHAAKPDGSLTLFVIGDWGRRGTYNQSQLAFQMGIVGKELDIDFVISTGDNIYPSGLKGTDDAAFDYSFTQIYTAPSLQKLWYTVLGNHDYRGDALEQLSPVLRHIDKRWICLRSYVVDAQVAEFFFLDTTPFVDKYFTQPPQHTCYDWRGVLPRNRYISNLLRDLHFALKRSNANWKIVVGHHTIRSAGFHGNTLELQNLLLPILQENNVDLYINGHDHCLQHISSLESPIQFLTSGGGSKAWRGVMNWWKPEEMKFYYDRQGFMSLQLIQTQLHIAFYDVFGNVLHKWTTSKHIHFSTV